A single Drechmeria coniospora strain ARSEF 6962 chromosome 03, whole genome shotgun sequence DNA region contains:
- a CDS encoding putative U-snRNP-associated cyclophilin → MTLGGEPLGRITFELFKDVVPKTAENFRQFCTGETKNSAGRPQGYKGSKFHRIGGDFLNGDGTGSTCIWGYKSFDDENFTLKHEQPGLLSMANAGPNTNGSQFFVTTVATPFLDGKHVVFGKVVDGMEVVKKMEATKTGYRGKDVPNMDITIAQCGEM, encoded by the exons ATGACTCTTGGAG GCGAGCCTCTCGGCCGCATCACCTTTGAGCTTTTCAAGGATGTCGTTCCCAAGACGGCGGAAAACTTCCGCCAGTTCTGCACCGGAGAGACCAAGaactcggccggccggccgcagGGCTACAAGGGCTCCAAGTTCCACCGCATC GGCGGCGACTTTctcaacggcgacggcaccggctcCACCTGCATCTGGGGCTACAAGTCCTTTGACGACGAGAACTTTACGCTGAAGCACGAGCAGCCTGGTCTGCTCTCCATGGCG AACGCCGGCCCCAACACCAACGGCTCCCAGTTCTTCGTCACCACCGTCGCCACccccttcctcgacggcaagcacGTTGTCTTCGGCAAGGTCGTGGACGGCATGGAAGTCGTCAAGAAGATGGAGGCCACCAAGACGGGCTACAGGGGCAAGGACGTGCCCAACATGGACATCACCATCGCCCAGTGCGGTGAGATGTGA